A single genomic interval of Coleofasciculus chthonoplastes PCC 7420 harbors:
- a CDS encoding helix-turn-helix transcriptional regulator, whose protein sequence is MANLGEKLKQRRESLNLTQRQLAHKLDVTITTVKNWEAGRHIPKLYPAQMKILCDLLNLTLEELAEWHI, encoded by the coding sequence ATGGCTAATTTGGGAGAAAAGCTGAAACAACGACGAGAATCGTTAAATTTGACCCAACGGCAACTGGCTCATAAATTAGATGTAACGATAACGACGGTGAAAAACTGGGAAGCTGGCAGGCACATTCCCAAGCTATATCCTGCACAAATGAAAATATTGTGTGATTTGCTAAACCTCACCTTGGAAGAGTTAGCCGAGTGGCATATTTAG
- a CDS encoding helix-turn-helix transcriptional regulator, whose amino-acid sequence MSSGHKLMKLRKRLGLTQKQVADAVGVTDQTVSNWEAGRFEPRLTIRQTQALCSILQCPLDELPSFNEAQESDSKRE is encoded by the coding sequence ATGAGTTCAGGTCATAAGCTGATGAAGCTAAGAAAACGGTTAGGGCTAACTCAGAAACAGGTAGCGGATGCGGTAGGCGTCACGGATCAAACTGTGAGTAATTGGGAAGCTGGCAGATTTGAACCTCGACTCACGATTCGTCAGACACAGGCTTTATGTAGCATCTTGCAATGTCCTTTAGACGAACTTCCTAGTTTTAATGAAGCCCAAGAGTCAGACAGCAAACGTGAGTGA
- a CDS encoding helix-turn-helix transcriptional regulator, which yields MTSVGEKLKRQRESLHLTQQQVADQLGVTVTTVKNWEAGRHIPKLYPIQTKALCDLLDLTLDELAEYS from the coding sequence ATGACGAGTGTGGGGGAAAAGCTTAAACGCCAACGTGAATCACTGCATCTGACGCAGCAGCAAGTCGCTGATCAATTAGGTGTGACGGTAACTACTGTGAAAAATTGGGAAGCTGGCAGACATATTCCAAAGCTATACCCCATCCAGACGAAAGCATTGTGTGATTTGCTCGATTTAACCTTAGACGAGTTGGCAGAGTATAGTTAA
- a CDS encoding helix-turn-helix domain-containing protein translates to MSRGERVRLRIRELAARENWTLLDVAERSGVPYSTIKTYARSPGMTMVDIGALLKLARTFDVLIEDLFEIVKE, encoded by the coding sequence ATGTCAAGAGGCGAACGAGTTCGGTTGCGGATTAGGGAACTAGCTGCCAGGGAGAACTGGACGTTGCTGGATGTCGCTGAACGGTCTGGAGTACCCTATAGTACCATCAAAACCTACGCGCGATCGCCAGGAATGACGATGGTGGATATTGGGGCGTTGCTGAAGTTAGCACGGACATTTGATGTATTGATAGAGGATTTGTTTGAGATTGTGAAGGAGTAG
- a CDS encoding RNA-guided endonuclease InsQ/TnpB family protein — MFNLTYEFKLKPTKNQVAIFEDWLEQNRRVYNYALGERKDWFKSRSCQINACSLRSEYIISADTPRPTYNRQAVALTAYRKTSSNLKRVHSQVLQQTLKRLEKAFVSMWEGGHGFPRFKKVGTMRSFVFPQLGVEPIQENAVKLPMIGLVKFNQSRPIPEGAIIKQARVVKRASGWYVMLTLHFDFAQWDLDVPQPMPHGEAIGIDVGISHFVAVSNGRLFPNPKPFRKLERKLKLLQQKVSRKRLGSNNRKKAQAKVSRLHERIANIRKNYHWELAHNLCDWAGMIFAESLNLKALAKGMLGKHCLDAGWGQFLQILEQCCFKRGVFFLKTDAKKTSQICPNCLTETGKKLLSQRIHSCGHCGYTTDRDVAAAQVVCIRGLAAVGHTVKMLSEGKFIGIPETKESPSL; from the coding sequence GTGTTTAATCTGACCTACGAATTTAAGCTTAAGCCCACAAAAAATCAGGTAGCCATCTTTGAGGATTGGTTAGAGCAAAACCGTCGTGTGTATAACTACGCATTAGGTGAGCGTAAAGATTGGTTTAAGTCTCGTAGTTGTCAGATTAACGCCTGTTCGCTCCGGTCTGAATACATCATTTCGGCTGATACCCCTAGACCCACCTATAATCGGCAAGCAGTCGCCTTAACCGCATACCGGAAAACAAGTTCCAACCTAAAGCGGGTACACTCACAGGTACTCCAACAAACACTTAAGCGGCTAGAGAAAGCGTTTGTCAGTATGTGGGAAGGTGGACACGGGTTCCCACGGTTCAAAAAAGTTGGGACAATGCGGTCATTTGTGTTTCCTCAGTTAGGAGTTGAACCAATCCAAGAGAACGCGGTTAAACTACCCATGATTGGGTTGGTTAAATTCAACCAATCGCGCCCAATACCAGAGGGAGCAATCATCAAACAAGCCCGTGTAGTTAAACGTGCATCAGGCTGGTACGTCATGTTAACCCTACACTTCGACTTCGCTCAGTGGGATCTAGATGTGCCTCAGCCAATGCCCCACGGTGAAGCCATAGGCATAGATGTAGGTATCAGTCATTTTGTCGCGGTTTCTAACGGTAGATTATTCCCTAATCCCAAGCCCTTCCGGAAACTTGAACGCAAGCTTAAATTGCTGCAACAAAAAGTAAGTAGGAAGCGCTTAGGGAGTAACAACCGGAAAAAGGCACAAGCCAAAGTAAGCCGATTACACGAACGGATAGCCAACATCAGGAAAAATTACCACTGGGAGTTAGCGCATAATCTTTGTGATTGGGCGGGTATGATATTCGCTGAATCACTTAACCTAAAAGCGTTAGCCAAAGGAATGTTAGGTAAACACTGCCTGGATGCTGGGTGGGGGCAGTTCCTCCAGATACTAGAGCAGTGCTGCTTTAAGCGTGGTGTGTTTTTCCTCAAAACTGATGCCAAGAAAACGAGTCAGATATGCCCTAACTGTCTAACAGAAACGGGTAAAAAGCTGCTATCTCAGCGCATTCATTCATGTGGTCATTGCGGCTACACAACTGATAGAGACGTTGCCGCCGCTCAAGTAGTCTGCATTCGTGGACTTGCAGCCGTGGGACACACGGTCAAGATGCTTTCTGAGGGTAAATTCATTGGAATCCCTGAGACGAAAGAATCCCCGTCACTTTAG